From the Mycobacterium noviomagense genome, the window ACCACTGGCTGGACAGCCACAACAACTGGCACCAGCGCTGGCGCGGGTCGATCTGCGTGGCCATCGAAGATCCCGAAGGGGCGGCCCGCGAGATCGAGCGGTGGGCCGGACACCCCTACATGGCGCAGATCCTGATCAAGGCCGAACCGCGGCCGTCATGGGGCCACCGGATGTACGACCCGATATGGGCGGCGGCTACCAAACACGACATCGTGGTGAGCTGCCATCTGTCCCGCAGCAACTACGAGATGCTGCCCATGCCGCCGGTCGGGTTCCCGAGCTACAACCACGACTTCATGGTCACCTACTCGCTGCTGGCCGCCAACCAGGTGATGAGCCTGATCTTCGACGGCGTCTTCGACCGCTTCCCCACGCTGCGAATCGTGTTCGTCGAGCACGCGTTCAGCTGGATACTGCCGCTGATGTGGCGGATGGACGCCATCTACGAGGCCCGCAAGTCGTGGGTGGACATCAAACGCAAGCCAAGTGAATACGTCAAGGACCACATCAAGTTCACCACCCAGCCGCTCGATTATCCGGAGGACAAGACCGAGCTGACGCGGGCGCTGGAGTGGATGGAGTGCGACAAGATCCTGCTGTATTCCTCGGACTACCCGCACTGGACCTTCGACGACCCGCGCTGGCTGGTCAAGCACCTACCCAAAGCGGCCCGCGAAGCCGTCATGTTCAAAAACGGCATCGCCACCTATCACCTCCCCGAGACGGTTCCCGTCCTCGAAGGTCAGGTGCGGGTGTTCTAGATGCCCGCCCAGACCACACGGCCCCGGCTGGCCCAGGGCCGCGAGCATGTCGTCGCCACGGTGGACGAAATACCGCCGGGCACACACAAACTGGTGCCGATCGGGCGCCACGGCGTCGGCGTGTACAACATCAACGGCACCTTCTACGCGATCGCGAATTACTGCCCGCACCAAGGCGGTCCGCTGTGTTCCGGGCGGCTGCGGGGCCGCACTGTTGTCGACGAAGACGTGCCCGGCGACGCGGTGGTGGTCCGCGACCAGGAATTCATTTACTGCCCGTGGCACCAATGGGGTTTCGAGCTCGCGACCGGCACGACCGCAGTCAAGCCGGAGTGGAGCATTCGCACCTACCCGGTCCGGGTGGTGGGCAACGATGTGCTGGTGCAGGCGTGAACGCGCGACGGCGACGATGCAGAGCGAAGCGATGAGGAGGAGCGTCGCCAATGACAGGAGCGTGGCCGGTGTCTTCTGTTGAAGTGAACGGCGGCAACGTCGTCTACGAAATCCTCGGCGACTCAGGGGATCTGATCGTTCTGACACCGGGCGGGCGGTTCAGCAAGGAAATCCCGGGTCTGCGCCCGTTGGCTGAGGCGCTGGTGGACGGCGGGTATCAGGTCTTGCTGTGGGACCGGCCGAACTGCGGGGCATCCGATGTGCAGTTCTACGGGCAAAGCGAATCGCACATGCGCGCCGAGACTTTGCAGGGCTTGCTGACCAAGCTCGATCTCGGCCCCTGCATTCTCGCTGGCGGCTCGGGTGGGGCGCGGGATTCGATGTTGACGACGATGCTTTATCCCGAGCTCGTCACCAAGCTGGTGGTGTGGAACATCGTCGGCGGTATCTACGGCACGTTCGTCCTTGGCTCCTACTACGTGATCCCGAGCATTCTCGCGGCGCGCGGAACGGGCATGGAAGGGGTTGTAAAAGTTCCCGAATGGCGCGAGCGAATCGAGGAGAATCCGAACAACAAACAGCGATTCCTCGAGCTCGACCGCGACGAGTTCCTCAAGGTGATGTTGCGCTGGCTGGGCGCGTTCGTCTCTAAGCCGGGGCAGACCATTCCTGGTGTCGACGACGAAATGTTCGACCGGATCACGGTTCCGACCCTGATCATCCGCGGCGGCGAGAACGACTGGGATCATCCTAAGCGGACGTCATTGGAAGTCAGCTGTCTGATCAAGGGATCGAAGCTCATCGACCCGCCCTGGCCGGAGGATGCCTGGGAGCGTGCCGCTGAAGAGCGCGCCGCGGGAAAAGTGAAGCATTTCAACATGTTCGACACATGGGTGCAGGCCGCGCCCGCGATCCTGGAATTCCTGGGCTCGTGATGTCAGTCGGTGCGGATGTGGACTTCGCAGTTGAGCGAGGCTTCCAGTGCGGTGTGGATGCGGCTTTCCGGGATGCGGTCCAGATCGGACTGGCGCAGCGTCACGTAGACGATGTCGTAGCCGTCGTCGCCGGCCACGCGCTTGATGTCGCCGGTGAGGCCGAAGCCGGAAAGCACGCCGTGGGCGTCGTCGTCGGTTCCTCTGCTGACGTAGGTGACCACTCCGGCAGCCGGCGCGGTACCGAAAGCCTTGGCGCACATGTCGACCGCGGTTTGTTTGAGAGTGTGGGCGTCGTCGCCGGCGATCAGCAGCTGCACTTCCCGCCGCGTCACCGACGTAGCCGCAAGGTCTTTGTCCACTACCTCCGCGCCGGCATCGCCGGCCAGTTGCCGGAGCGCAGTCATGCCCTCGTCTAACCGCGCCGGGGCCAACGTGCCAGAGGGATCGACATTGACCCGCACCACCGCAGTTCGCATGGGTGCCAGCCTAACCGTGGCGGCTTGGCCTGGGTGCGCTGCGCGGCTGCTGCGCGACCAGCCGGGCCGAGAGGACTACGCGGCCTACCGAGAGTTGGACGGGTATCAGGCCCTCGGATCGGCCGACGACTTGCTTGCCGAAGTCGAGCGCAGCGGGTTGCTGGGCCGTGGCGGTGCCGCCTTCCCGCTGGCGGTGAAGCTGCGTGCGGTGCGCGACAACGGAAGGCGTAGCGGAGTCGGCACGGTAGTGATCGCGAATGGCGAAGAGGGTGAACCGGCGTCGGTCAAGGACCGTTGGTTGTTGCGCCATCGGCCGCACTTGGTTCTCGACGGGCTGCGACTGGCCGCGGCGATTGTCGACGCCGAGCGCGCATACGTGTATGTGTCCGATCCGGAAGCGGCGCGCAGCGTCGAGGATGCGCTGACCGAATTCCGCAGTCTCGGTGTCCCGGTGGAGGTGTGGACAGTCGAGCCCGGCTATGTGGCCGGTGAGGAGACGGCCGCGGTGCGGGCACTCAACGGCGGACCGGTCAAGCCCGCCGACAAGCCGCCCCGCCCGTTCCAAGAAGGCGTCGGCGGGCGACCGACGTTGGTGAGCAATGTCGAAACGCTGGCCAACCTGCCGTATCTGCAGCAGCACGGCTCCGCGGAATTCCGCAGCCAGGGCACGTCGCTGTCCCCCGGCACATTCTTGCTCACACTCACCGGGGCGGGCCGCCCACCCGGTCTTTACGAGCTGCCCCTCGGCCTGCCGTTCACTGAAGTGCTTGCGCTGCACGGTGTTTCTGTTGAGCAGGTGCGGGGTGTGTTGATGGGTGGCTATTTCGCGGGCATGCTCAACCGCAGCGTCCTTGATGCCACCTTGGACTACGAGAGGCTGCGCGGCCTCGGCAGCGGCCTGGGCGCGGGCGCAATCTCGGTGCTCACCGACGACTGCGCGGTTGCGGTCGCCGCGTCGGTGTTGGCCTACTTCGATCGGGAGAACGCCGGTCAGTGCGGGTCGTGTTTCAACGGCACCGCCGCGATGGCGGCAGTCGCCGGGGCGCTACGTGACGGTGCGGCGACCACCGAGGATGTGTCCCGGCTGAGGCGCTGGTCGGTGATGCTGCGCGGTCGCGGTGCCTGCGCGACGCTGGACGCCGCGACCAACACGGCGGCCAGCCTGCTGGACCAATTCCCGCATGCGGTGGAACGTCATCTCGACAATGCCTGCGAGCCTTGCCGTGTCGGCGCATTTCGCGCTTACCGGCCCTACGAAGTGGAGGCGGTGGTCCAGGCATGACCGAACGCATGACGATCCGCCTCGACCGCACCCTGTGCGACGGGTTCGGTATCTGCGCCAAGCATGCGCCGAAGTATTTCTCGCTCGACGATTGGGGGTATGCGTCGCTGATCGGCGACGGCACAGTGACCGAGGAAGACCACGACGCGGTCATGCGGGCGCTGCTGGACTGTCCCGTCCACGCGATCATGGAGGTTGGTGAGCACAGGCCCTACGACACCCGGCTACCGTCGAGCGGTCCTGACGAGGATCCCACTGCGCATCTCAAAACAGAAGAGAACGAAGCGGAGTGGGGGTTCACCCGTTGACCGGCCGCCCACTGCCGCTGCTAACCCACGAGAATGAGTTCTTCTGGACGTCAGGTGCCGACGGGAAGCTGCGACTGCAGGAATGCGCGGACTGCCGCGCACTGATCCATCCGCCCGCACCGATCTGCCGATACTGCCGCTCCCACAATCTCTGCGTGCGAGCGCTGTCCGGTCGTGGGACGCTGGCCGGCTTCACCGTCAATCATCGGTTCAGCCTGCCCGGTTTGCCGGCGCCGTATGTGGTGGCCCAAGTTTCGATCGCCGAGGACCCGCGAGCCCGCTTGACTACCAATATCATTGGGTGTGACCCCGATCAGCTGCAGCTCGGCCAGCCGGTGGAGGTGGTTTTCGAGCACGTCGAGGATGTGTGGCTGCCGCTATTTCGGCCCGTTGGTGGTGAGCCCGCGTCGCTCCCGGCCGACGAGATCGAGCCGGAACGCTTCGCCGACCATGTGCATCCCATGCTCACCCGCGAGAAGTTCGAGGACAAAGTTGCGCTGACCGGGATCGGTATGTCCGACATCGGCCGCCGGCTGATGGTGCCCCCGCTCACGCTGACGGTGCAGGCCTGCGAGGCCGCGGTCGCCGACGCGGGGCTGACCCTCGACGACATCGACGGCCTCTCAACGTATCCCGGTGGTGGCAACCTCGGCGGGTTCGGTGAGGGCGGGGTCACCGCGCTGGAGGCCGCGCTCGGAATCCGCCCGACGTGGCACAACGGCGGCATCGAAACCTTCGGCCCGGGCGGATCGGTGATCGCCGCGATGCTCGCGGTCGCCGGCGGCTTGGCCCGTCACGTGCTGTGCTTCCGGACGTTGTGGGAGGCCACCTACAACGAACTGATGAAACAGGGCAAGATCGTCCCCTCTGGAGGCCGTACCACCAGCTGGCTCTTCCCGTTCGGTGCCACGTCAGCAGCGCACACCCTGGCGCAGAATGCGCAGCGACACATGCATCGGTACGGGACGACGAAGGAGACGCTGGGCTGGATTGCGTTGAACCAGCGGGCCAATGCGGAACTCAACCCGACCGCGGTCTATCGGTCGCCGATGACGATGGAGGACTACCTCAGCGCGCGGCCGATCACGACGCCCTTCGGTCTCTACGACTGCGACGTGCCGTGCGACGGGGCGATCGCCGTCATCGTGTCCGCGGTCGACGCTGCCCGCGACCTGGCCAAGCCGCCGGTGTTGGTGGAGGCGGTGGGAACACAGATCATCGAGCGGATCGACTGGGACCAAAGCACTTTGACCCATGAGCCGCAGGTACTGGGCCAATCTGCGCACCTGTGGACGCGCACCTCGCTGACCCCGCAGGACGTGGACGTCGCCGAGCTCTACGACGGGTTCACGATGAACTGCCTGTCCTGGATCGAGGCCCTTGGCTTTTGCGGTATCGGTGAGGCCAAGGAGTTCCTGGACGGCGGCAAGAACATCGCCCGCGACGGCCTGTTGCCGCTGAACACGCACGGCGGCCAGCTATCTCACGGTCGCACTCATGGCATGGGTTTGCTGCACGAAGCGGTCAGCCAGCTGCGCGGCGAGGCCGGCGACCGCCAGGTTGCCGACGCGCGCGTCGGCGTGGTCAGCAGCGGCGGTCTCACGCCCAGCGGTGTGCTCCTGTTGCGGGCCGATACATGAATGCTCCCCGCCCCCGGATCGTCAACGCCGACGGCGTACCGATGTCCGCGTTGGTCACTGAAGTAACCGCACCGCGGGCGGTGGTGGTGGCCTTGCACGGCGGTGGCACCAGCTCCGTGTATTTCGATTGTCCGGGCCACCCGTCGTTGTCCTTGCTGCGGCTGGGAGCCATGTTGGGCTACACGGTGATTGCGCTCGACCGGCCCGGCTATGGCAGCTCGGCGCCCTACCCGGACGCGATGGCACAGCCCGAGCAGCGGGCCGCCCTCGCTTACGCGGCAGTCCACCGCATTCTTGCCGAGCGACCACATGGGGCCGGCTTGTTCTTGCTGGCGCATTCAGGCGGGTGCGAGTTGGCACTACGGATGGCCGCTGACCAGCGAGGCGATCAGCTGCTCGGTATCGAACTGGCCGGCACTATCACCCCGCGAGCCGCGAGGTGCTCAAAGCAGCGACGCGCGAGCACCGCCCCGCCGGACTGCGCGAGCTGTTGTGGCACCCGACGCGGCTGTATCCGCCCGACCTGCTCACCGGGATCACGAATTCGTCGACGGCTCCCGCCTACGAGGAGACGGTGGTGACAAGCTGGGCCCGCCAAGACTTTCCGGCGCTGGCGGCCCGGGTGCGTGTCCCGGTGCAGCTCAGCGTCGCCGAACACGAGCGGGTCTGGCAGTCCGATCCGGCGGCGTTGGCTGAGATCGCCGCGATGTTCTCGGCGGCGCCCCGCTTCACCATCAATGAACAAGTCGCAGCCGGACACAATCTCAGCCTCGGCCACACTGCTGCCGCCTACCACTTGAAGGCCTTTTCCTTCGTCGAGGAATGCATCGTCGCGCGCGAGAATCCTGCAGTCGCGAACGCGACCACCGATGCCGATTTGGAGGCCGGTTGATGCGGGTGGGTTTCATCGGGTTGGGCAGCCAGGGCGGCCCCATGGCACGACGGATCGTCGACGCCGGATACCCAACGACGTTGTGGGCCCGTCGGCCCGAATCGCTCGAACCGTTCGCCGACACCGCAGCGAAGGTTGCCGGCTCTCCCGCCGAACTCGCCGCCGACAGCGATCTGGTATGCCTGTGCGTCGTCGGTGACGCCGACGTCGACGAGGTCACCACC encodes:
- a CDS encoding thiolase C-terminal domain-containing protein, which produces MGVHPLTGRPLPLLTHENEFFWTSGADGKLRLQECADCRALIHPPAPICRYCRSHNLCVRALSGRGTLAGFTVNHRFSLPGLPAPYVVAQVSIAEDPRARLTTNIIGCDPDQLQLGQPVEVVFEHVEDVWLPLFRPVGGEPASLPADEIEPERFADHVHPMLTREKFEDKVALTGIGMSDIGRRLMVPPLTLTVQACEAAVADAGLTLDDIDGLSTYPGGGNLGGFGEGGVTALEAALGIRPTWHNGGIETFGPGGSVIAAMLAVAGGLARHVLCFRTLWEATYNELMKQGKIVPSGGRTTSWLFPFGATSAAHTLAQNAQRHMHRYGTTKETLGWIALNQRANAELNPTAVYRSPMTMEDYLSARPITTPFGLYDCDVPCDGAIAVIVSAVDAARDLAKPPVLVEAVGTQIIERIDWDQSTLTHEPQVLGQSAHLWTRTSLTPQDVDVAELYDGFTMNCLSWIEALGFCGIGEAKEFLDGGKNIARDGLLPLNTHGGQLSHGRTHGMGLLHEAVSQLRGEAGDRQVADARVGVVSSGGLTPSGVLLLRADT
- a CDS encoding amidohydrolase family protein, encoding MTLIQTQERVPAKEQIAVRCVDSDVHPVPKRGELTQYIPEPWRSKFFLQHRVGELIYYDAPDYAHSYAMRVDTFPPDGEFPGSDPDMAFRQLIMEAGSDIAILEPAARSPKHPEAHQAMSSALNDWQANHWLDSHNNWHQRWRGSICVAIEDPEGAAREIERWAGHPYMAQILIKAEPRPSWGHRMYDPIWAAATKHDIVVSCHLSRSNYEMLPMPPVGFPSYNHDFMVTYSLLAANQVMSLIFDGVFDRFPTLRIVFVEHAFSWILPLMWRMDAIYEARKSWVDIKRKPSEYVKDHIKFTTQPLDYPEDKTELTRALEWMECDKILLYSSDYPHWTFDDPRWLVKHLPKAAREAVMFKNGIATYHLPETVPVLEGQVRVF
- a CDS encoding ferredoxin — protein: MTIRLDRTLCDGFGICAKHAPKYFSLDDWGYASLIGDGTVTEEDHDAVMRALLDCPVHAIMEVGEHRPYDTRLPSSGPDEDPTAHLKTEENEAEWGFTR
- a CDS encoding Rieske (2Fe-2S) protein, with product MPAQTTRPRLAQGREHVVATVDEIPPGTHKLVPIGRHGVGVYNINGTFYAIANYCPHQGGPLCSGRLRGRTVVDEDVPGDAVVVRDQEFIYCPWHQWGFELATGTTAVKPEWSIRTYPVRVVGNDVLVQA
- a CDS encoding alpha/beta fold hydrolase, producing the protein MSSVEVNGGNVVYEILGDSGDLIVLTPGGRFSKEIPGLRPLAEALVDGGYQVLLWDRPNCGASDVQFYGQSESHMRAETLQGLLTKLDLGPCILAGGSGGARDSMLTTMLYPELVTKLVVWNIVGGIYGTFVLGSYYVIPSILAARGTGMEGVVKVPEWRERIEENPNNKQRFLELDRDEFLKVMLRWLGAFVSKPGQTIPGVDDEMFDRITVPTLIIRGGENDWDHPKRTSLEVSCLIKGSKLIDPPWPEDAWERAAEERAAGKVKHFNMFDTWVQAAPAILEFLGS
- a CDS encoding NADH-ubiquinone oxidoreductase-F iron-sulfur binding region domain-containing protein, with the translated sequence MGASLTVAAWPGCAARLLRDQPGREDYAAYRELDGYQALGSADDLLAEVERSGLLGRGGAAFPLAVKLRAVRDNGRRSGVGTVVIANGEEGEPASVKDRWLLRHRPHLVLDGLRLAAAIVDAERAYVYVSDPEAARSVEDALTEFRSLGVPVEVWTVEPGYVAGEETAAVRALNGGPVKPADKPPRPFQEGVGGRPTLVSNVETLANLPYLQQHGSAEFRSQGTSLSPGTFLLTLTGAGRPPGLYELPLGLPFTEVLALHGVSVEQVRGVLMGGYFAGMLNRSVLDATLDYERLRGLGSGLGAGAISVLTDDCAVAVAASVLAYFDRENAGQCGSCFNGTAAMAAVAGALRDGAATTEDVSRLRRWSVMLRGRGACATLDAATNTAASLLDQFPHAVERHLDNACEPCRVGAFRAYRPYEVEAVVQA